In the Streptomyces fradiae ATCC 10745 = DSM 40063 genome, one interval contains:
- a CDS encoding RelA/SpoT family protein — translation MSAEATNPSAPGRRRGRPRIDLRRIGRAALLGPTARDRLPDAIGHVADAHRAHHPDADLAVLRRAYELAESSHRGQFRKSGEPYITHPLAVTLILAELGAETTTLTASLLHDTVEDTEVTLDQVREEFGDEVAYLVDGVTKLEKVDYGAAAEPETFRKMLVATGNDVRVMSIKLADRLHNMRTLGVMRPEKQARIAKVTRDVLIPLAERLGVQALKTELEDLVFAILHPVEYERTRALIARNADAGDALATVADDVRTVLRDAGITAEVLVRPRHFVSVHRVSRKRGELRGTDFGRLLVLVGEDADCYAVLGELHTCFTPVISEFKDFIAAPKFNLYQSLHTAVAAPDGAVAEVLIRTHRMHKVAEAGVVALGNPYAPAPAPAASAPPSSAAAATASSAGAPAAAGSAPAPAAPTGDPADGPDPAEDGERADPTRPGWLSRLLDWQQSAPDPDTFWTSLRADLAQDGEITVFLPDGGTLALPAGATCVDAAYEQYGTAAHACVGARVNGRLATLGTVLRDGDTVQPLLAEDEGSGPSPDWLEHARTPTARIAIDHWLAAHPHGPDAPDADPRPAAAVVTGRRPTANAVVDAPHTGVRLAGCCTPVPPDAVTGFAVRGGAVTVHRAECPAVRRMESLGRQPVTVRWSGEAPCRVTLVAESFGRPRLLADLTEAIATAGAAVVSATVEPPSEQRVRHTYTLLLADAAGLPALMRAMRDVPGVYDVSRAAQHPPSTR, via the coding sequence ATGAGCGCAGAGGCCACCAACCCCAGCGCCCCCGGCCGCAGGCGCGGCCGCCCCCGTATCGACCTGCGCAGGATCGGCCGGGCCGCGCTGCTGGGCCCCACCGCCCGTGACCGCCTGCCCGACGCCATCGGCCATGTCGCGGACGCCCACCGCGCCCACCACCCGGACGCCGACCTGGCCGTCCTGCGCCGCGCGTACGAGCTGGCGGAGTCGTCCCACCGGGGCCAGTTCCGCAAGAGCGGCGAGCCCTACATCACCCATCCCCTCGCCGTCACGCTGATCCTCGCCGAACTCGGCGCCGAGACGACCACCCTGACGGCGTCACTCCTCCACGACACCGTCGAGGACACCGAGGTGACCCTCGACCAGGTGCGCGAGGAGTTCGGTGACGAGGTGGCCTACCTCGTCGACGGCGTCACCAAGCTGGAGAAGGTGGACTACGGCGCCGCCGCCGAGCCCGAGACGTTCCGCAAGATGCTCGTCGCCACCGGCAACGACGTCCGCGTCATGTCCATCAAACTGGCCGACCGGCTCCACAACATGCGCACCCTCGGCGTCATGCGGCCCGAGAAGCAGGCGCGCATCGCCAAGGTCACCCGCGACGTCCTCATCCCGCTGGCCGAGCGCCTCGGCGTGCAGGCCCTCAAGACGGAGCTGGAGGATCTGGTCTTCGCCATCCTCCACCCCGTCGAGTACGAGCGGACCCGCGCCCTGATCGCGCGCAACGCCGACGCGGGCGACGCCCTCGCCACCGTCGCCGACGACGTGCGCACCGTCCTGCGGGACGCCGGGATCACCGCCGAGGTCCTCGTCCGCCCACGCCACTTCGTCTCCGTCCACCGCGTCAGCCGCAAGCGCGGCGAGCTGCGCGGCACCGACTTCGGGCGGCTCCTCGTCCTGGTCGGGGAGGACGCCGACTGCTACGCCGTGCTGGGCGAGCTGCACACCTGCTTCACCCCGGTGATCTCCGAGTTCAAGGACTTCATCGCCGCCCCGAAGTTCAACCTGTACCAGTCGCTGCACACGGCCGTCGCCGCGCCCGACGGCGCCGTCGCGGAGGTCCTCATCCGCACCCACCGGATGCACAAGGTCGCCGAGGCGGGCGTCGTCGCCCTCGGCAACCCCTACGCCCCCGCCCCCGCCCCCGCGGCCTCAGCCCCGCCCTCCTCCGCTGCCGCGGCCACCGCGTCCTCCGCCGGCGCCCCCGCCGCAGCCGGATCCGCCCCCGCCCCCGCCGCCCCGACGGGCGACCCGGCCGACGGACCAGACCCGGCCGAGGACGGCGAACGCGCCGACCCCACCCGCCCCGGCTGGCTGTCGCGCCTGCTCGACTGGCAGCAGTCCGCTCCCGACCCCGACACGTTCTGGACGTCGCTGCGCGCCGACCTCGCGCAGGACGGCGAGATCACCGTGTTCCTCCCCGACGGCGGCACGCTCGCCCTCCCCGCGGGCGCCACCTGCGTGGACGCCGCCTACGAGCAGTACGGGACGGCCGCCCACGCCTGCGTCGGCGCCCGCGTCAACGGGCGGCTCGCCACACTCGGCACCGTCCTGCGCGACGGCGACACCGTCCAGCCCCTGCTCGCCGAGGACGAGGGGTCCGGGCCCTCGCCCGACTGGCTGGAGCACGCCCGCACCCCCACCGCGCGCATCGCCATCGACCACTGGCTCGCCGCCCACCCGCACGGCCCGGACGCCCCCGACGCCGACCCGCGCCCGGCCGCCGCCGTCGTGACCGGCCGCCGGCCCACCGCCAACGCCGTCGTCGACGCCCCGCACACCGGTGTCCGCCTGGCGGGCTGCTGCACGCCCGTGCCGCCCGACGCGGTGACCGGCTTCGCCGTACGCGGCGGCGCCGTCACCGTCCACCGCGCCGAATGCCCGGCCGTACGCCGGATGGAGTCCCTCGGACGGCAGCCCGTCACCGTGCGCTGGAGCGGCGAGGCGCCCTGCCGGGTCACCCTCGTCGCCGAATCGTTCGGCCGCCCCCGTCTGCTCGCCGACCTCACCGAGGCCATCGCCACGGCGGGGGCCGCCGTCGTCTCGGCCACCGTCGAACCTCCGAGCGAACAGCGGGTCCGCCACACGTACACCCTCCTGCTCGCCGACGCGGCCGGCCTGCCCGCGCTGATGCGCGCCATGCGGGACGTCCCCGGCGTGTACGACGTCAGCCGCGCCGCCCAGCACCCGCCGTCGACGCGGTAG
- a CDS encoding M1 family metallopeptidase → MSAGLVAAALPAPEPLGIGDPLYPHLGNPGYDVLAYDIALTYSGDNRKPLDALTRIDARATERLDRFNLDFSHGTVASVTVDGRPAGFTRTGEDLVIDPALPVAPGDRLTIAVTHTSDPVAAGAEGGWVRTADGLALAGQPHAAHRVFPCNDHPADKALFTFRVTAPKDLVAVANGRAVARAVAGPSATWTFRGDHPMATELAQVAIGRSAVVRHTGPHDLPLRDVVPAADRKLLEPWLRRTPGHLRWMEEKTGRYPFDTYGVLVAAASTGFQLETQTLSLFERSLFTDPELPEWYVESIMVHELAHHWFGNSVTPRSWSDLWLSEGHATWYEALHADESGHEQLERRMREAYTASDGWRAAGGPPAAPRPPATDAKTALFRPVVYDGSALVLYALRQEIGAAAFGTLQRRWTAEYAHATAGTADFVRLASAVAGRDLTGFLRGWLYGEKTPAMPGHPDWRAATPTAASSAGARPTAHGPVAGPVRAPVTGAAGG, encoded by the coding sequence GTGTCCGCCGGACTCGTCGCGGCGGCCCTCCCGGCGCCCGAGCCGCTCGGCATCGGCGACCCGCTCTACCCGCACCTCGGCAACCCCGGCTACGACGTCCTCGCGTACGACATCGCCCTCACCTACAGCGGCGACAACCGCAAGCCCCTCGACGCGCTCACCAGGATCGACGCGCGGGCCACCGAGCGTCTGGACCGGTTCAACCTGGACTTCTCCCACGGAACCGTCGCATCCGTGACCGTCGACGGCCGCCCCGCCGGCTTCACCCGCACCGGCGAGGACCTGGTGATCGACCCCGCCCTGCCGGTGGCCCCGGGGGATCGGCTCACCATCGCCGTCACCCACACCAGCGACCCGGTCGCCGCCGGAGCCGAGGGCGGCTGGGTCCGCACCGCCGACGGGCTCGCCCTCGCCGGCCAGCCCCATGCCGCCCACCGCGTCTTCCCCTGCAACGACCACCCCGCCGACAAGGCCCTCTTCACCTTCCGCGTCACCGCGCCCAAGGACCTCGTCGCCGTCGCCAACGGCCGGGCGGTCGCCCGCGCCGTCGCCGGACCCTCCGCCACCTGGACCTTCCGCGGCGACCACCCCATGGCGACCGAGCTCGCACAGGTCGCCATCGGCCGCTCCGCCGTCGTCCGGCACACCGGCCCCCACGACCTGCCCCTGCGCGACGTCGTCCCCGCCGCCGACCGGAAGCTGCTGGAGCCCTGGCTGCGCAGGACACCCGGCCACCTGCGCTGGATGGAGGAGAAGACGGGCCGCTACCCCTTCGACACGTACGGCGTGCTCGTCGCCGCCGCGTCCACCGGCTTCCAGCTGGAGACCCAGACCCTCTCGCTCTTCGAGCGGTCGCTGTTCACCGACCCCGAGCTACCCGAGTGGTACGTCGAGTCGATCATGGTCCACGAGCTGGCCCACCACTGGTTCGGCAACAGCGTCACCCCCCGCTCATGGTCCGACCTGTGGCTCAGCGAGGGCCACGCCACCTGGTACGAGGCGCTGCACGCCGACGAGTCCGGCCACGAACAGCTGGAGCGCCGCATGCGCGAGGCGTACACCGCGTCGGACGGCTGGCGCGCTGCGGGCGGCCCTCCGGCGGCGCCGCGCCCACCCGCGACGGACGCGAAGACGGCCCTGTTCCGGCCGGTCGTCTACGACGGCAGCGCCCTCGTCCTGTACGCCCTGCGCCAGGAGATCGGCGCCGCCGCCTTCGGCACGCTCCAACGGCGCTGGACGGCCGAGTACGCGCACGCCACCGCCGGGACCGCCGACTTCGTCCGGCTCGCCTCCGCCGTCGCCGGCCGCGACCTGACCGGCTTCCTGCGCGGCTGGCTGTACGGCGAGAAGACCCCGGCCATGCCGGGCCACCCCGACTGGCGCGCCGCCACCCCGACGGCCGCCTCCTCGGCCGGCGCGCGTCCCACGGCCCACGGCCCCGTCGCGGGGCCGGTCCGCGCCCCCGTCACCGGAGCCGCCGGCGGGTAA